The genome window TCGTAGAAGATAGGACTAAGAGTAAGAGCTCTGGTGATTTGCTGTCAAGGTGCAATTTGTTCTCAGGAAAATGGGTTTTTGATAACAAATCTTACCCTCTGTACAAAGAGAAAGAATGCACCTTCATGTCTGATCAGTTGGCTTGTGAGAAGTTTGGGAGAAAGGACTTGAACTATCAGAACTGGAGGTGGCAACCACACCAGTGTGACCTTCCTAGGTATAAATTACTATATCTCTCTACTATCAACctacaaattaatcaaatagCTAGTATATTACTCTTCTTTGCGGTGACTGATAAGATTCATTCTGCAGGCTGTGATGTTTGGCTATGGTTTTTGAGTTTTGTGtggaatgtttttttctttgtgtcaTGTTAATAAGGTAGGTTCAATGCCACAGTATTGCTAGAAAGGCTAAGGAACAGGAGGCTTATGTTTGTAGGGGACTCATTAAACAGAGGCCAATGGGTTTCAATGGTCTGTCTCGTGGACTCGGTGATTCCTCCAGGGCTCCAATCCATGCATCAGTACCGCAATGGTTCATTGCACATCTACAAAGCCACTGTAAGTAAAACATGATAGTTATATAAAATACATGAGAAAGCGTTAACAAGAGTTGAGATGGCCGAGTTGGTCTAAGGCGCCAGATTAAGGTTCTGGTCCGAAAGGGCGTGGGTTCAAATCCCACTCTCAACAAATCatttttaccttttgttttgataGCCCAATCAGTTTATGGGCTTGGGCGGAACTCAAAAAAGCAGTCTTCGTGGGCTTGGTCTGGACttaaaacttttttgttttgggattgGGCCCAGTTGaaaattcttttgttttaaaaaaacaaataaaaatctaaagagtttggttttattatttagCGGTCtggtttaaattgttttcttagAAGTGTTATAAAATTTGGCTTGGCGTTAATCTAGTGAGTGCCTCGTTTATGTGTAGCTTGCTTCGGCTAggtttttctttgaatattttttttattaaaatgatattaatttaaatttttttaaaaaaacttataattaagGTTAACTCATTAACCCGTAAATTAACCCATCCTGATCTTAAGTGACTCGATCCCCgagtattataattatatttatgagATTTTGCAGATTTAGCTAATGTGATTGTTATTAATGTGATTCAGGAATATAATGCAACAATTGAGTTCTATTGGTCTCCTTTACTGGTGGAATCAAATTCTGATGATCCGGTATACCACCGAGTAGATGATCGGACTGTTAGAGTTCAAGGCATTGAAAAGCATGCGAGGCATTGGACTGATGCTGACATTCTTGTTTTTAATACCTATCTTTGGTGGAGAAGAGCCCAAATGACTGTCATGTAAGAACACTCTCTGTATAAAGTTCATCATCACAAGcaatgttgttttaattaaacaaaataaattaaaatttcaatctggGTTTTGATgattactaaattaattttatgttaactCTTATTAAAAACCCATCTCAAGTTAGAGACTGGATTTGCTAGGTCCGAGCTAGACTagactaggtttaataatttttaacttcaagttaacttttttttagaaaactaaaTCTAGACCAGTGATCGGGTTTGCCGAATCCTAGATCTGCGTACAATCAAGCCGGACTgagtttattaattttacttggtAATCTTACTTGAAAATTTGATTTCAGGTGGGGATCATTTGAAAGGCCAGATGGAATTTACAAGAGAGTACAGATGCCAAGAGTTTATGAGATGGCTTTAAAGACATGGTCAGATTGGCTAGAGGTTCATgtaaaccgaaccaaaacacAAATGTTCTTCATCAGCATGTCACCAACTCATGAAAAGTATACTACAATTTTAACCTAATGTTGTCTTCTCCATTCTCCTTAGCTTACCACATATTTCAAGATCAAGATTCACGTGTGTTTCAGGGCTTTAGAGTGGGGTGGCGATGAAGGGCAAAATTGTTACAGCGAGACAGAACCGATCTTCAAAGAAGGATACAGAGGAGAGGCCTCCTGCCCAGAAATCATGCGTGTGGTTGAGAAGACTCTTGATGACTTGAAAACAAGAGGATTAAATGTACAAATGATTAACATTACACAGTTATCAGATTACAGAAAAGAAGGCCATCAATCGATATATAGAAAGCAATGGGAGCCATTAAAGGAAGAACAAATATCAAAACCCAGCAGCTATGCAGACTGTATACATTGGTGTCTCCCTGGAGTTCCAGATGTGTGGAATGAACTTCTTTATGCTCACATTATTAATCTTTGACAGATCTTATGTAAATGTATCTTCAATGTATGAGGCTTTAAGTTTTGGTTCTTGTTCTCAGGAATTTGAAATGCAGAATTTGGCCTTAAATCTGTCATTACATTACATTAGtagtctaaaaaatatttatttagaattgtgatagtgaaaaatatattaaaataatattttttaaaaagagtattatttttgatattagtacatcaaaattatatgaaaacatcaaaaaaatattaatttgaagtaaataaaaaaaaattaaattttaaattttttttaaaaatactttcaaaacgcaataccaaacacgaaatatattttttaaaaaatacaccgtgaaaaacatgttttttactagATGCGCTGTGTTACCATCTCACAAAcaaacacactttaaaaaaattaaagattaatttacattctcaatatatataagaGTTGTACACttcaaatcatctaaaaaaaattagtcatgATTAATTTGTAAAGAGAAAACAACCATCGCAGgtttaataatgatgataaataaaattataatatcagtcattacatcaatatcaatctatatattttttatattaaacttataatattctttttgaaTGCATTAAAAGTGGAAAGCtcgtctaattttttttaatgtcaattaaATACGAAATTGTTTATCCTTAAAAATGcagttgattaataaataaaatctttctcatttattattatttctcctcCTCTTTTATGAGATGACAAATGAATTGTTTATCCTTAAAAATGCagttgattaataaattaaattttatattttgagccaataaaaattctaaatctaacaaaataatcaaattattgggtcaatatttttaatctttgcatgctaaaaaaactaaatttaccgtaaaaaaccaatttttttgaaaaacaaatcctatttttttcttgggtttttattttattaaatggatTGTGaaggttttttaatattattacataGAAGCTTATGGTTGGATCATGGATTTATTTTCTCTCATGagagaaaaaaccctaaaattgaAGATTTTCTCTGAATAtggcaagagaaaaaaaaaaaaaaaaaaagggtttaaatGGAGTGACGAAGGTAAATAACCGCTGGAGCAGTTTTTCTAGCATGCCTCCTCTTTCCATCCATATGGTCTGCGATCTCATTCAGCCTGAATTTGCGGTTTATTTATAGTGTTTtcggcagtgtggttgcgggtgcttttcaaataacttttcgtgtcaaaatgtatgtcaatgatgtttttttattttttaaaaattatttttgacaccagcacatcaaaacgatccaaaacgtacaaaccatattaaattttagttaaaaaaaaaattaaaattttttgggaacgcagccgcagccgcgttcccacaCGTTCCCTTATACTACTGGTGCTTCCAAGCGAGCTTACTCCGGCCCAAGCCCATGgtatattataaacaaaacatTACATCATTATCGacattaagattttatttatttttaaatttcaaaaatattttttaaaaaaattatttttttaatttttttatttaaaattaatattttttagtgttttcatatcattttgatgtgctgatattaaaaataattttatttaaaaaaatatattttttaatattttttcaaataaaaaatactttaaaaaacaaccgtaatCACACTCCTTAAATCAGAGAAAGACAAGGACAAGGTTGGCATCCTCCGCCTTCCCTCCATCATTGATTGGTGTTTAggaatataatattaattactttttaaagtgtgtttttttagaaatatattgaaataatatttttttatttttttaaaaaaatatttttaaaaccgcaaaatgatttaaaaatattaaaataaattaagtaaattTTAACCGATTTAGATAGTAATCCCAAATAAAGACTAAAAACGAGATGGTTTAGATTCCATGagtaaatattttatctcaAGGGGTACATATTTTCACTTTGTGATACAAAACACTTAACTGGGTACTCTTCAAAGGGATTTCTTGCATCATGAAGGGGTTGGATCAAATTTTCACAACTATTTTTGTCTTAGCTGATTTCTTGCCCCTTTTTTTGGTTTAGTGCGTGTGGAAGGAGTAGAGGTTGTGCTAGTGGATCTAGATCCTCGTTAAAATGTATGTTTTAATTATGGATTTTGACACCATTTGAACACAAGAATTTCAAGTTCTTCACTGGATTTTCATGCGTTAGCAGGCGGTTTCacatttatgtttgtttttaaaaagatatttgagAGTATGATAGTCATAGTTTTAAGACTCGGTCCGGTGGCTGGCCCGGTTCAaagcccgggttccgggttttgaccgggtcagtttttttttttaaaaaatcaaaacgacgccgttttagtaaaacaaaaaacaaaaaaaaacaaaagtcaacgagtTTGCAACCGGGTCTTGCTaggtcaacccgccgggtcagtcaggtcacaccgggttttttcttctcccgttttttcttcaacccggcccgatTCCAGCCCCGGGTCCTGGGTCGACCTgtcgggccgggccgggtttcaaaaatatgatgatagtggttgttttttaaagtattttttattaggaaatatatcaaaataatatttttattttattttaaaaaaatatttttgatatagtatatcaaaataattttaaaatatataaaaaaattaaacaaaattttttattttttcaaaacacttATTGGAATGCATTTCGAAAAGCCTCTAAATCAAATGTCGTTACTCCTATTTTTACCATattggttattttattgtttgttgttGGGTTTGAATTGTTGGATTCCATACATGAGAAAAGGATGAATGTAGtgtatgctttttttaatttgataaaaaaaaattataatatttaatataaaagtatattagtcattaaataaaagataatagtaaatatgtaaataattatatgatttttgttgatttttatagtGAGAATGTTAAGTGTTAGAGTTTGTATAGAATTTAGGatggaaattataattttttaaaaatcagtatataaatttaatttcaattaaactaTATGATGATAGAGTTAATGTTTCCTTTTATATGATGCAATTATAATGAGATTTACATTACTTTTCATTCTTTATAAgctttaacataatttttttaattaagaaaaactgATTTTAATTAATCGAGATTTATGGAAAAGGTTTTAATTAGGAAAACGATTAAACATTTGTAACAATTAGAATCATATGGAGATCAACAAATTATCTATGAATATGGCAATCAATAAATACATGGTGATGGCCACATTAATGATTAATGAATAAATCTATATGCAGTTGGtatgttaatttattatatctttATTAGaggttattttgtgttttatatataatattcattaaatgtaaattattaattttaaattacataGACATTATTTAGtatatgatcaaaataaaaatagcttaaCTAcctactcctttttttttttccaatcatttaaatctaaatcgtacatgtttg of Populus trichocarpa isolate Nisqually-1 chromosome 16, P.trichocarpa_v4.1, whole genome shotgun sequence contains these proteins:
- the LOC7460398 gene encoding protein trichome birefringence-like 34 is translated as MATTKQLMVPATWGIRSSFHSLIALLVAFLVIASIYVTQNSGVLVEDRTKSKSSGDLLSRCNLFSGKWVFDNKSYPLYKEKECTFMSDQLACEKFGRKDLNYQNWRWQPHQCDLPRFNATVLLERLRNRRLMFVGDSLNRGQWVSMVCLVDSVIPPGLQSMHQYRNGSLHIYKATEYNATIEFYWSPLLVESNSDDPVYHRVDDRTVRVQGIEKHARHWTDADILVFNTYLWWRRAQMTVMWGSFERPDGIYKRVQMPRVYEMALKTWSDWLEVHVNRTKTQMFFISMSPTHEKALEWGGDEGQNCYSETEPIFKEGYRGEASCPEIMRVVEKTLDDLKTRGLNVQMINITQLSDYRKEGHQSIYRKQWEPLKEEQISKPSSYADCIHWCLPGVPDVWNELLYAHIINL